The Engystomops pustulosus chromosome 9, aEngPut4.maternal, whole genome shotgun sequence genome includes a window with the following:
- the LOC140076882 gene encoding protein kinase C-like 1B: MVEQVILKEYNQIQEQLHSLDEVYIQYYSKQDEDSKNGEQLENKISEDEEIEAEVQPQASKKLEKAMGRPRNRFLALLRRPRRWIAGLRHRGTYIVNEEPSNEIPGPSHINMEDSLADSKGRKLLRVSQVFRNNMDHQTGNMVEQVILKEYKQIQEQLHSLDEVHIQYYSKQDEDSKNGEQLENKISEDEEIEAEVQPQASKKLEKAMGRPRNRFLALLRRPRRWIAGLKHRGTYIVNEEPSNEIPGPSHINMEDSMADSKASMSHTEDQKDDEGKQHTIKSSRKKMDTCRSAQDVCRDPSSIDPTTREELRRSAQSSSSSGYQDTTAETSVVAAGTSAQAFAATVPLSLESFTFHRSLGQGGFAQVYLATDRIRRERVAIKVLDKRVYTQAGYSFGERHILQLSHASPFLIHGLAAFHTLNFVYYVMEVATRGDLHDLILKICPLDTVTVRFIIAEVVCGTEFLHSKGILHRDLKPENLLLTTEGHIKITDFGLAVKGVSKRITDDCRGTPGYAAPEIIRGLPHGRAVDYFAIGVTLYGLVTATLPFPGEGPRDCEQSVLYHEPHFPESLPPDTVSILQGLLCKDQFHRLGVKGDIREHQFFSDINWEDVEARKMAPPEILRSEAIDLNVEDTMDYAEPPHYIKSKYQKMFNQFSFVCPEWSTQYHPVITRNWVATLFNRWSSQ, translated from the exons ATGGTGGAGCAGGTAATCCTGAAAGAATATAACCAGATTCAGgagcagctccacagcctggatgAAGTGTACATCCAATACTACAGCAAACAGGATGAGGACAGCAAAAATGGTGAACAACTGGAGAATAAAATCTCAGAGGATGAAGAAATAGAGGCAGAAGTGCAACCACAGGCATCAAAGAAGCTGGAGAAAGCTATGGGTAGACCAAGAAACCGCTTTTTAGCCCTGCTCCGGAGACCACGGAGGTGGATTGCTGGTCTCAGACACAGAGGAACCTATATCGTCAATGAGGAACCTTCTAATGAGATCCCTGGACCCAGTCATATCAACATGGAGGACAGTTTGGCCGACAGCAAAGGTAGAAAATTACTAAGGGTCAGCCAGGTATTCAGAAACAACATGGATCATCAGACAGGCAACATGGTGGAGCAAGTCATCCTGAAAGAATATAAACAGATTCAGgagcagctccacagcctggatgAAGTGCACATCCAATACTACAGCAAACAGGATGAGGACAGCAAAAATGGTGAACAACTGGAGAATAAAATCTCAGAGGATGAAGAAATAGAGGCAGAAGTGCAACCACAGGCGTCAAAGAAGCTGGAGAAAGCTATGGGTAGACCAAGAAACCGCTTTTTAGCCCTGCTCCGGAGACCACGGAGGTGGATTGCTGGTCTCAAACACAGAGGAACCTATATCGTCAATGAGGAACCTTCTAATGAGATCCCTGGACCCAGTCATATCAACATGGAGGACAGTATGGCCGACAGCAAAG CCAGTATGTCACATACAGAAGACCAGAAGGATGATGAAGGGAAACAGCACACCATAAAATCTAGCAGAAAGAAGATGGATACTTGTAGATCTGCGCAGGATGTCTGCCGTGACCCCAGCTCTATTGACCCTACTACCAGAGAGGAGCTACGCAGGTCTGCACAGTCATCTTCGAGCAGCGGATACCAGGATACCACAGCTGAAACCTCTGTGGTAGCAGCCGGCACCTCTGCCCAAGCATTCGCTGCCACCGTGCCCCTATCACTGGAGTCCTTCACGTTCCACCGCTCACTGGGTCAAGGAGGTTTTGCTCAAGTCTACCTAGCGACAGATAGGATCCGCAGAGAGCGTGTCGCCATCAAGGTCCTCGATAAAAGGGTTTACACTCAAGCTGGCTACAGCTTTGGAGAGCGCCACATCCTTCAACTCTCCCATGCCAGCCCATTTCTCATCCATGGGCTGGCCGCATTCCACACTCTTAACTTTGTCTATTATGTGATGGAAGTGGCCACTAGAGGGGACCTGCATGATCTTATCCTAAAAATCTGTCCTCTTGATACAGTGACTGTAAGATTCATCATAGCAGAAGTGGTCTGTGGCACAGAATTCCTCCACAGCAAAGGGATTCTTCATCGAGATCTAAAGCCAGAAAATCTGCTCCTGACCACGGAAGGCCATATCAAAATCACTGATTTTGGCCTAGCTGTGAAAGGTGTTTCTAAGAGGATTACAGATGACTGTAGGGGGACGCCAGGATATGCAGCCCCAGAAATAATCCGTGGCTTACCACATGGGAGAGCCGTGGATTATTTTGCCATTGGTGTTACCCTTTATGGGCTGGTGACAGCAACGTTACCATTCCCTGGAGAAGGACCAAGAGATTGTGAGCAATCTGTCCTCTATCATGAACCACACTTCCCAGAGTCTCTTCCTCCTGACACAGTCAGCATTTTACAAGGACTGTTGTGCAAAGACCAGTTCCATCGCCTTGGAGTCAAAGGAGACATCAGGGAACATCAATTCTTCTCTGATATAAACTGGGAAGATGTGGAAGCTAGGAAGATGGCACCACCAGAGATCCTGAGGTCAGAAGCCATTGACCTCAATGTGGAAGATACTATGGACTATGCTGAACCACCACACTACATAAAATCTAAGTACCAAAAAATGTTCAACCAGTTCAGCTTTGTATGTCCAGAATGGTCAACACAGTATCACCCTGTCATCACCAGGAACTGGGTGGCCACACTCTTTAACAGATGGTCATCCCAATAG